A single region of the Nitrospirota bacterium genome encodes:
- a CDS encoding oligosaccharide flippase family protein codes for MDKQELLKKGSKAAYYTFIFKIGSQFASLVITILLVRFLSEHDYGVYNLLYSTIGIIGIVASFGLSNTLQRFIPEYYQKGEFMLAHRLYETSSFIRLVSNILIIALLILFWDLFAVYLKIEDYKNYFLLFSFILVLYMQWGLVDVCLSSYFLHKYTQGMMFVLMIIKLIGYLIAFYLGINLSSILLVDLLGYVILFITLQLIYTKKIPKNEGQVERFTPDEKKRVQKYALYYNFNDIGVQFLDLNIDNFTLAYFLNPVAVGAYAFCNRIAKTINRFLPTTYLIEVIRPLLFSAYSTRKDSVTPFYQFMIKIIYLFYVPIFVFFLVFSKDIITVVFGGKYLEYSYVLVSVIFFQMISAFQIPLGLIAQLQEKVEIILFSKIFGIYNLIADIIMIKWWGIMGAVVATGSAVFLRNIFIWWFTRNTTTFKGLRQYFIRAGIYAVTLYAIFMISKSFINSVFFSLIIGLVFMILSFIIYTRVTVFSAQERSWLANASHGKYQMKILQWLGIIAA; via the coding sequence ATGGACAAACAAGAATTACTGAAAAAAGGCTCTAAGGCGGCCTATTACACTTTTATTTTTAAAATTGGTTCGCAATTTGCCTCTTTGGTTATTACTATCCTCTTGGTGAGGTTTCTTTCGGAACATGATTATGGCGTATATAATCTCCTCTATTCTACTATTGGAATCATCGGTATTGTCGCTTCTTTTGGATTAAGTAATACCCTCCAGAGGTTTATTCCAGAATATTACCAGAAAGGTGAGTTTATGCTGGCGCATCGCCTTTATGAGACATCATCTTTTATCAGATTAGTGTCAAATATCCTAATAATTGCCTTGCTAATTCTTTTCTGGGATTTATTTGCAGTCTATTTGAAAATAGAGGATTACAAAAATTACTTCCTTTTATTTTCATTCATTCTTGTTTTATATATGCAATGGGGGCTCGTTGATGTTTGTCTCAGCAGTTATTTCCTGCACAAATATACTCAAGGGATGATGTTCGTTTTGATGATAATTAAATTGATAGGATACTTGATCGCTTTCTATCTTGGTATAAATCTTAGTAGTATACTTTTGGTAGATCTTTTAGGCTACGTAATATTATTCATAACCCTACAGCTAATATATACCAAAAAGATACCCAAAAACGAAGGTCAGGTTGAAAGATTCACTCCTGACGAAAAGAAAAGGGTGCAGAAATATGCACTTTATTATAATTTCAATGACATTGGTGTCCAGTTTTTAGATCTGAATATTGACAATTTTACGCTCGCTTATTTCCTGAATCCAGTTGCAGTAGGCGCATATGCATTTTGTAATAGAATCGCAAAAACCATTAACAGATTCCTTCCAACTACTTACCTGATAGAGGTTATAAGACCTCTCTTATTTTCTGCCTATTCAACTCGAAAAGACTCAGTAACTCCTTTCTATCAATTCATGATAAAAATTATATATCTATTTTATGTTCCAATATTTGTATTCTTTTTAGTTTTTAGCAAAGATATAATTACAGTTGTTTTTGGCGGAAAATATTTAGAATACTCTTATGTTTTAGTTTCGGTCATATTTTTCCAGATGATTTCCGCTTTTCAAATACCATTAGGTCTGATTGCACAGCTTCAGGAAAAAGTTGAGATCATTTTATTCAGCAAAATATTCGGAATTTATAACTTAATTGCAGACATCATTATGATAAAGTGGTGGGGAATTATGGGAGCAGTTGTTGCCACAGGAAGCGCGGTTTTTTTAAGAAATATATTTATATGGTGGTTTACAAGAAACACTACAACATTTAAAGGACTTAGGCAATACTTTATTAGAGCGGGCATTTATGCTGTCACACTTTATGCAATATTTATGATATCTAAATCATTTATAAACTCTGTATTTTTTTCTTTAATTATTGGACTAGTATTTATGATATTGTCTTTTATTATTTATACGAGAGTTACGGTGTTCTCTGCGCAGGAAAGATCTTGGCTTGCTAACGCTAGTCATGGGAAATATCAAATGAAGATTTTACAATGGCTTGGTATAATTGCTGCGTGA
- a CDS encoding class I SAM-dependent methyltransferase: MRCRKCSLKSLYPLPTEKDLAIIYDNYADKGSRARVEEIRKQFVYPRKIELLKKHTKGKRLLDIGAGLGTFVHMAQQQGFHAVGIEYEIKQCEIAKSKYGIELVNGTFEEISSQYQNEIFDIIHMHHVLEHLISPRIVLQKIYHLLANNGILLIEVPNQFDNIFFKYKYLRGGKYPKYDNPLHHCYFFTPKTLRAYMIKTGFIIVTLNQYIKENEKNKCKHLIKFLFDRVGFGVSSFIEILAIKRTRT, translated from the coding sequence GTGAGATGCAGAAAATGCAGCCTGAAGAGTCTTTATCCACTTCCAACAGAAAAAGACCTTGCTATTATTTATGACAATTATGCGGATAAGGGTTCTCGTGCTAGGGTTGAAGAAATTCGTAAACAGTTTGTTTATCCACGAAAAATTGAATTGCTTAAGAAGCACACAAAAGGTAAAAGATTGTTGGATATAGGAGCTGGATTGGGAACTTTCGTACATATGGCACAACAGCAAGGTTTTCACGCCGTTGGGATTGAATATGAAATAAAGCAATGTGAAATTGCAAAATCAAAATATGGAATCGAATTAGTTAACGGGACTTTTGAAGAAATTAGTTCACAGTATCAAAATGAAATATTTGATATTATTCATATGCACCACGTTCTTGAACATCTAATTTCTCCCAGAATAGTTTTACAGAAAATTTATCATTTGCTTGCAAATAATGGAATATTATTAATTGAAGTCCCTAATCAATTTGATAATATATTTTTTAAATATAAGTATTTAAGAGGGGGAAAATACCCCAAATATGATAACCCGCTCCATCATTGTTATTTTTTCACTCCAAAAACACTTAGAGCATATATGATTAAGACTGGATTTATTATCGTTACATTAAATCAGTATATTAAAGAAAATGAAAAAAACAAATGTAAACATTTAATAAAGTTTCTATTTGACAGAGTTGGCTTTGGAGTGAGCTCTTTTATAGAAATATTAGCAATAAAACGTACTAGAACCTAA
- a CDS encoding glycosyltransferase family 4 protein, producing MELTDNVAFIKHGDPVGEFLQLRGDKSLNLDTNYMEQILEVVGDRKIMVIGTNYVKENKYYKDDKIVLFSFAKQKKILDYLHLFYDRKIYALLEKFKPHLIFHLGSIWNMSAAIRYSKNNSIPLVIAFAGQLRKKNIFAQTLQNLLIGNMLIHLKSLQMILVRNADNKRILNTIGIPKEKITIYYPKYSSNFFQKREIEDFLNDSRKTRILYVGRLEISKGTNLIIEAIINIFSKFHDIEIIFIGDGTQYKRLCDMSNNINDKYREQHNVMRVLGSRPFETLYSYYTNVDITVLPSYGEGMPKTVIESLLSGTPVIASDLPGIREIVKDGETGYIFEAGNIKQFTQCIERCISNPEILSLFRTNIEKDKDRIRNLGQDYKEVIKQFLN from the coding sequence ATGGAATTGACTGACAACGTAGCTTTTATTAAACATGGTGATCCTGTTGGTGAATTTCTACAACTGCGAGGTGATAAGTCTCTTAACCTCGATACTAACTATATGGAACAGATATTGGAGGTAGTTGGAGATAGAAAGATTATGGTGATTGGAACAAACTATGTTAAGGAAAACAAATACTATAAAGATGATAAGATTGTGCTTTTCAGTTTTGCAAAACAGAAAAAGATTTTGGATTACCTACATCTATTCTATGACAGGAAAATATATGCCCTACTCGAAAAATTCAAGCCCCATTTGATTTTTCACCTCGGATCGATATGGAATATGAGTGCAGCGATACGATACTCTAAAAATAATAGTATTCCACTTGTTATTGCCTTTGCAGGACAACTCCGAAAAAAAAATATATTTGCTCAAACGTTACAGAATCTTTTAATAGGCAATATGCTGATTCATTTAAAAAGTCTGCAAATGATTTTGGTGAGAAATGCAGATAACAAGCGTATTCTTAACACTATAGGTATACCCAAAGAAAAAATAACCATTTATTACCCTAAATACAGTAGCAATTTTTTTCAGAAAAGGGAGATTGAGGATTTCCTTAACGATTCCAGGAAGACGAGAATATTGTATGTTGGAAGGCTTGAGATATCAAAAGGTACTAATTTAATCATCGAGGCAATTATAAATATATTTTCAAAGTTTCACGATATTGAGATTATTTTTATCGGGGATGGAACACAATACAAACGACTCTGTGATATGTCAAACAATATAAATGATAAATATAGAGAACAACATAATGTTATGAGAGTGTTGGGTAGCAGGCCGTTTGAGACTCTCTATTCATATTACACAAACGTTGACATTACAGTTTTGCCTTCTTATGGAGAAGGCATGCCCAAGACAGTTATAGAGTCTTTATTAAGTGGTACACCAGTAATTGCTTCAGATTTACCGGGAATTCGAGAAATAGTAAAAGATGGTGAAACAGGATATATATTTGAGGCAGGCAATATAAAACAATTTACCCAATGCATTGAGCGCTGTATTTCCAATCCTGAAATACTTTCTCTTTTTAGGACAAATATAGAAAAAGATAAAGATCGTATTAGAAATCTCGGTCAGGATTATAAAGAAGTAATTAAGCAATTCCTAAATTAA
- a CDS encoding class I SAM-dependent methyltransferase — protein sequence MINQEKIWTESWEKQKEDIDRFIEDCNERVDILAKYIKKGDKILDAGCGLGQVVFNLLNRGYDAYGIDFSAETIKIAKEYHQQKYQETKERFFVSDIRELNFPANSFDVYVSYGVIEHFKKTEHEKIIKEAKRVLKNNGLIFLYYPNIKSVFGIQSALLSILGVRYIWQIPLSIKYVINLLHKSNFKIIDNFTYKFTNSLIRGFCLNKRTFKNFIPNPFYLIRKPILTFGYRNETKYNRFGEINIIIAKNEK from the coding sequence ATGATAAACCAAGAAAAAATATGGACAGAAAGTTGGGAGAAGCAAAAAGAAGACATAGATCGTTTCATAGAAGATTGCAATGAAAGAGTAGACATCCTTGCAAAATACATTAAAAAGGGTGATAAGATTCTTGATGCAGGCTGTGGACTTGGACAGGTAGTGTTTAATCTATTGAATAGAGGATATGATGCTTATGGTATTGACTTCAGCGCAGAAACAATAAAAATAGCAAAGGAATATCATCAACAAAAATATCAGGAAACCAAAGAAAGATTCTTTGTGAGCGATATAAGAGAGTTAAATTTCCCAGCTAATAGTTTTGATGTATATGTATCATATGGTGTCATAGAGCATTTCAAGAAAACAGAGCATGAAAAAATTATCAAGGAGGCTAAAAGAGTTCTAAAAAATAATGGATTAATCTTCTTATATTATCCGAATATAAAGTCAGTCTTTGGTATACAATCAGCATTATTATCGATTTTAGGAGTTCGTTATATATGGCAAATACCTTTATCAATAAAATATGTTATTAATTTGCTTCATAAGAGTAATTTTAAAATAATAGACAATTTTACTTATAAATTCACAAATAGTTTGATTAGAGGATTCTGTCTAAATAAAAGAACTTTCAAGAATTTTATTCCAAATCCATTTTATTTAATAAGGAAACCTATTTTAACGTTTGGATATCGGAATGAAACTAAATATAATCGCTTTGGTGAAATAAACATAATAATAGCAAAAAATGAGAAATGA
- a CDS encoding serine acetyltransferase — translation MLKRQSIKYGINISYSAHIGDGLLIAHWGNIVISGGAVIGANCNIYQGVTIGQKLRGERKGYPIIGNEVFISPGAKIIGKVKIGNNVVIGANAVVDKDVEDNAVVGGVPAKILSYQGSEGYIENIIEVH, via the coding sequence ATATTAAAACGGCAGAGCATCAAATACGGCATCAATATATCGTATTCAGCTCATATAGGAGATGGTCTGTTAATTGCACATTGGGGAAATATTGTGATTTCTGGTGGTGCTGTAATAGGTGCCAATTGCAATATCTATCAAGGCGTTACTATTGGTCAAAAGTTGAGAGGAGAAAGAAAAGGCTATCCAATTATAGGCAATGAGGTATTTATTTCTCCAGGCGCTAAAATTATTGGAAAAGTGAAAATCGGTAATAATGTTGTTATTGGGGCTAATGCAGTAGTTGATAAAGATGTAGAAGATAATGCTGTTGTGGGTGGGGTTCCAGCTAAAATATTATCTTATCAAGGTAGTGAGGGTTATATCGAGAATATAATTGAAGTTCATTAA
- a CDS encoding glycosyltransferase family 4 protein: protein MYKLTILWPGFSLFNEPQVLFFQTLLNEFDTEVYFISDICYSDELKNDSKYYKEFLNNRRVHYLKFPHFRLRGLSLFQIAKLTFVIFKILTSRKTDAVLSSTQFTVHSKIAFLLSKLISTKFFIYTEVWQFEKESNVLLSFYHKLSHFVVKHADCVFVQGKFKKNVYVEKGVPPDKIFILPFLINDVPQDISAITYIKRNKIKKYLFIGRLIPIKGVDILIRAFVALSRKYNDVLLYLGGDGEAMEKLQQLCRELNASNIKFLGWLDNKLKYSLLQEVDYFVLPSLKINNRVEGWGLVLQEAISAGLPVITTDAVGSAWDFVQNGVNGYIVKNNDVNALYEAMEKLYKMSDEEYLEASRTSRKIFEEYNSPEVLVKTLKEVLRK, encoded by the coding sequence ATGTATAAATTGACCATCCTCTGGCCAGGATTTAGTCTTTTCAATGAACCACAGGTTCTGTTTTTTCAAACCCTTCTTAATGAATTTGATACAGAAGTATATTTTATTTCAGATATCTGTTACTCAGACGAACTAAAAAATGATTCTAAATATTATAAAGAATTCTTAAACAATAGAAGAGTTCATTATTTAAAGTTTCCCCATTTTAGATTAAGAGGATTAAGTCTTTTTCAAATAGCAAAATTAACCTTTGTAATTTTTAAGATACTAACAAGTAGAAAAACAGATGCAGTATTAAGTTCTACGCAGTTTACTGTTCACTCGAAAATTGCTTTTCTGTTGTCAAAACTTATTAGCACAAAATTCTTTATTTATACTGAAGTATGGCAATTTGAAAAAGAAAGTAATGTTTTATTGTCGTTTTATCATAAATTAAGCCATTTTGTTGTTAAGCATGCTGACTGTGTATTTGTACAAGGTAAGTTTAAAAAAAATGTTTATGTAGAAAAAGGTGTGCCCCCAGATAAAATATTTATACTACCATTCTTAATTAATGATGTACCCCAAGATATTTCGGCTATCACATATATTAAACGAAATAAGATAAAGAAGTATCTATTTATTGGAAGATTAATACCAATAAAGGGTGTAGATATACTTATAAGGGCATTTGTAGCACTCTCAAGAAAGTACAACGATGTGTTGTTATATTTGGGTGGCGATGGAGAAGCAATGGAAAAACTTCAGCAGCTCTGTAGAGAACTTAATGCTTCTAATATCAAATTTCTAGGTTGGTTAGATAATAAATTGAAATATTCCTTGTTGCAGGAAGTAGATTATTTTGTTTTGCCTTCTCTGAAAATCAATAACCGAGTTGAGGGCTGGGGTTTAGTTTTACAGGAGGCAATTAGCGCTGGGCTTCCAGTAATAACAACTGATGCTGTAGGCTCTGCTTGGGATTTTGTACAAAATGGTGTTAACGGTTATATTGTAAAAAACAATGATGTGAATGCGCTATATGAAGCAATGGAAAAGCTATATAAGATGTCAGACGAGGAATATTTAGAAGCATCGAGAACATCGCGGAAAATATTTGAAGAATATAATTCGCCGGAAGTTTTGGTTAAAACTTTAAAGGAAGTTCTTCGTAAATGA
- a CDS encoding glycosyltransferase family 4 protein has product MKICIICGYYNYRGNESKSQGGAEYQAFLLARELIHNNNQVSFISIGDRDEILFDDKITVYYLRKRKLFRKFGPYYILDYFKIKKLIISINPDVIYVRGGSANVGIACWIARKQQIKVVFHVSHDRDVEKYHISWNLNKILYNIDDLMRIYGLKRSTIICQTNYQQRRVKQNFNKDSILVRNFHPIPSLPQEIIKENIVCWIGNIKEAKNPLAFIELANQLRDHEYKFVMAGRRPEGGPLEKVFTESIKLANVKYLGEISNDDVNQLLLRSKILCSTSYSEGFPNVFIQAWIHKVPVLSLFVDPDNLLETNKIGFKLGSIEKMAEKIKELMENDHLLQLYANNAHKFAIAHFDIEKNVQRIIRLFQNHLLNKC; this is encoded by the coding sequence ATGAAAATATGCATTATATGTGGTTATTACAATTATCGTGGCAATGAATCAAAATCTCAGGGTGGTGCTGAATATCAAGCATTTTTATTAGCAAGGGAACTCATACATAACAATAATCAAGTTTCATTTATTTCTATTGGTGATAGAGATGAAATCTTATTTGATGATAAGATTACAGTATATTATTTACGGAAGCGAAAATTATTTAGAAAATTTGGGCCATATTATATTCTCGATTATTTTAAAATTAAAAAGTTAATTATTAGTATTAACCCTGACGTAATTTACGTCCGCGGCGGTTCGGCAAATGTAGGTATTGCCTGCTGGATAGCGAGAAAACAACAAATAAAAGTCGTTTTCCATGTATCACATGATAGAGACGTTGAAAAATATCATATAAGTTGGAATCTAAATAAAATATTGTACAATATTGATGATTTGATGAGAATTTACGGTCTCAAGCGATCAACCATTATTTGTCAAACAAATTATCAACAGAGAAGAGTAAAACAAAATTTCAATAAAGATAGCATCTTAGTACGAAATTTTCATCCAATCCCTTCCCTTCCTCAAGAGATAATAAAAGAAAATATAGTATGCTGGATAGGGAATATAAAAGAAGCAAAAAATCCGCTTGCCTTTATTGAATTAGCAAACCAGTTAAGAGACCATGAGTATAAATTTGTTATGGCTGGTAGAAGACCGGAAGGCGGGCCTCTTGAGAAAGTTTTTACTGAATCAATAAAGCTTGCAAATGTTAAATATTTAGGTGAAATTTCCAACGACGATGTAAATCAACTGTTGCTCCGAAGCAAAATTCTTTGTTCAACAAGTTATTCAGAAGGATTCCCGAATGTTTTTATACAAGCATGGATTCATAAAGTTCCTGTTTTGTCATTATTTGTTGACCCTGATAATTTGTTAGAAACGAATAAGATTGGTTTTAAGTTAGGAAGCATAGAGAAAATGGCAGAAAAGATTAAAGAATTAATGGAAAATGATCATTTATTACAATTATACGCTAATAATGCCCACAAATTTGCAATCGCACATTTTGATATAGAAAAAAATGTGCAGAGAATCATAAGGCTTTTTCAAAATCATCTACTTAATAAATGTTAA
- a CDS encoding methyltransferase domain-containing protein, whose protein sequence is MLIRTIFISLNHVLRLIYGGFYYIFFKHPYIGDIWDKKLDINKSDLVLEIGSGWNPSIRSDVLVEKYLFDQSERRYIAYIPKNRPFVVADGCHLPFVNNAFDYVICRHVIEHLEEPEELLKEIKRVSRKGYISAPSGYWESISSGKYHKWFVFTQTDKLILEQKIERADRKYKKNTTKEKVEKEAHYEFNFQRPLEWEIIKRTPIEEFVFAELDQDYEKSLLIASQKRYPILVRLKILFREAVRQLFFKTAKRVNVFDLFACPVCRSKLVNRTNELFCDNCNRQYQVINHIPILLVKTKNIDKSLKCKQ, encoded by the coding sequence ATGTTAATTCGTACTATTTTCATATCTCTTAATCATGTTTTAAGGCTAATATACGGTGGTTTTTATTACATTTTTTTCAAACATCCTTATATCGGAGATATTTGGGATAAAAAATTAGATATAAACAAATCAGATCTTGTTTTAGAGATCGGTTCGGGGTGGAATCCATCTATTCGATCTGATGTTTTGGTTGAAAAGTATTTGTTTGATCAAAGTGAGCGAAGATATATTGCATATATTCCAAAGAATCGCCCCTTTGTTGTAGCTGATGGTTGCCATTTGCCATTTGTAAATAATGCATTTGATTATGTAATTTGCAGACATGTTATTGAACATTTGGAAGAACCGGAGGAATTGCTAAAGGAAATCAAAAGAGTTTCAAGAAAAGGCTACATTTCTGCACCATCTGGATATTGGGAGAGTATTTCTTCTGGAAAATATCATAAATGGTTTGTATTTACGCAAACAGATAAATTAATTTTAGAGCAAAAAATCGAAAGAGCAGATAGAAAATATAAAAAAAATACCACAAAAGAGAAAGTTGAGAAAGAAGCACACTATGAATTTAATTTTCAAAGACCATTAGAATGGGAAATAATTAAAAGAACCCCTATCGAGGAATTTGTATTTGCTGAATTAGATCAAGACTATGAGAAAAGTTTATTGATTGCCTCGCAAAAGCGGTATCCTATTTTGGTTAGATTGAAAATATTATTTAGAGAAGCAGTAAGGCAGCTATTTTTCAAAACTGCAAAAAGAGTTAATGTCTTCGATTTATTTGCATGTCCTGTCTGTAGGTCTAAACTTGTGAATCGTACAAACGAATTATTTTGTGACAATTGCAACCGACAATATCAGGTAATTAATCATATACCAATATTATTAGTTAAAACAAAAAATATTGATAAATCATTGAAATGCAAGCAATAA
- the asnB gene encoding asparagine synthase (glutamine-hydrolyzing), with protein sequence MCGICGIVSNSIDVQVLKMVRELKHRGPDNQNIVNLGNVWFGHTRLKIIDLSDNANQPMFNESGDICIVYNGEFYNFMDYRNELIEKGHTFKSNTDTEVILHLFEEDGIECIKKIRGMFAFAIWNKKKEELFLVRDRVGIKPLYYYYDGKLFIFASELKAILKHPNVSKEIDFDALSVYFSLGYIPQSMSIFKKIKKLLPGHYLQFKNNNISIERYWSLPNINQKILLKDENDLVDQLYVMINEAVKLRLISDVPLGIFLSGGIDSSIVATLAAKNSNAPIKTFSIGFEDTKYNELPYARMVAKHIGSDHHEFIVRINETEVIGKLAYYYDEPFADSSAIPTYYVSKMAREHVTVAFSGDGGDELFGGYNWYEWMLSHQKLKMVPSTLKKAIAGVAAIPKKSYKGKHFLTSLKYDEFETFRERTGIFSPSEIKKLLNCELDVTLDFYEDYFKTSGETLLERLTRTDFAFYLPDDILVKVDRASMAVALEARVPILDHKVCEFAFSLCDSLKINGKTKKYLLKKLARKILPDDFPIERKQGFSIPLSEWMKGSLGDLLINALRSFKNKSFLNEVYVEKLLQDHKLGKSNNASKLWSVLMFSLWFNNYY encoded by the coding sequence ATGTGCGGTATTTGCGGAATAGTATCCAATTCTATTGATGTTCAAGTTCTTAAAATGGTCAGGGAATTAAAGCACAGAGGGCCTGATAATCAAAATATCGTTAATTTAGGTAATGTATGGTTTGGACATACACGATTAAAAATTATCGACTTATCAGATAATGCAAACCAACCAATGTTTAATGAAAGTGGTGATATATGTATTGTTTATAATGGCGAGTTCTATAACTTTATGGATTATAGGAATGAATTAATTGAAAAAGGCCATACATTTAAATCAAATACAGACACAGAAGTTATTTTACATTTGTTCGAAGAAGATGGGATAGAGTGTATAAAAAAGATAAGAGGCATGTTTGCTTTTGCTATATGGAACAAAAAAAAAGAAGAATTATTTTTAGTTAGAGATAGAGTTGGTATCAAGCCACTTTATTATTATTATGATGGAAAATTATTTATATTTGCGTCAGAACTTAAAGCAATTCTCAAACATCCAAATGTATCAAAAGAAATAGATTTTGATGCGTTATCTGTATACTTTTCTCTCGGTTATATTCCGCAAAGCATGTCAATTTTTAAAAAAATAAAAAAACTTTTGCCAGGTCATTATTTGCAGTTTAAAAACAACAATATCTCAATAGAACGTTACTGGAGTCTTCCCAATATTAATCAAAAGATTCTTTTAAAAGATGAAAACGATTTGGTTGATCAGTTGTATGTTATGATCAATGAAGCTGTAAAATTGCGACTTATCAGTGATGTCCCTTTGGGAATATTTTTATCTGGGGGCATTGATTCATCTATTGTTGCCACCTTGGCAGCAAAGAATTCCAATGCTCCAATCAAGACTTTTTCTATAGGGTTTGAGGATACCAAATATAACGAACTACCCTATGCAAGAATGGTTGCAAAACATATTGGCTCAGACCATCATGAGTTTATAGTCAGGATTAATGAGACAGAAGTCATAGGCAAGTTAGCTTATTATTATGATGAGCCATTCGCTGATTCATCAGCAATACCTACTTATTATGTTTCAAAAATGGCCAGAGAGCACGTCACAGTTGCTTTTTCAGGTGACGGAGGAGATGAACTCTTTGGCGGCTATAATTGGTATGAATGGATGTTATCACATCAGAAACTGAAAATGGTCCCGTCAACTCTAAAAAAGGCAATAGCTGGAGTGGCAGCAATACCAAAGAAATCATATAAAGGAAAACATTTTCTAACATCATTAAAGTATGATGAATTTGAGACCTTCCGTGAGCGAACAGGGATTTTTAGCCCCTCCGAAATTAAAAAGCTTTTAAATTGCGAGTTAGACGTAACTTTAGATTTCTATGAAGACTATTTTAAGACATCTGGCGAAACTCTTCTTGAGAGGCTTACAAGAACTGATTTCGCATTCTACTTGCCTGATGATATTCTGGTGAAGGTTGACAGGGCGAGCATGGCTGTCGCTCTGGAGGCAAGAGTCCCGATTCTCGATCATAAAGTCTGTGAATTCGCTTTTTCATTATGTGATTCTTTAAAAATCAATGGAAAGACTAAAAAATATCTGTTAAAGAAGTTAGCCAGAAAAATATTACCAGATGATTTCCCGATTGAAAGAAAGCAAGGCTTTTCCATCCCTTTAAGTGAATGGATGAAAGGAAGTTTAGGCGACTTGCTTATAAATGCATTGCGTTCCTTCAAAAATAAGTCGTTTTTAAATGAAGTCTATGTTGAAAAATTACTTCAAGATCATAAATTGGGAAAGAGCAATAACGCTTCTAAATTATGGTCAGTACTAATGTTTAGCCTTTGGTTTAATAATTATTATTAA